A section of the Cervus canadensis isolate Bull #8, Minnesota chromosome 8, ASM1932006v1, whole genome shotgun sequence genome encodes:
- the FRAT1 gene encoding proto-oncogene FRAT1 → MPCRREEEEEAGEEEEEEEEDSFLLLEQSVTVGGSVEVDRLVAQIGETLQLDAAQDRPASACAPPGPPLQPPRPPAAVRADKARSPAQPLLLPAASVEAGGPAPPGAWRCALGDRGRVRGRAAPYFVAELAAGPSALAPLPPQPSLDGPLGADKRGSPQPLSGPCRRGWLRDAAASRRLQHRRGLQPPARNGDDDPHRLLQQLVLSGNLIKEAVRRLHSRRLQLHAKLPQRQLLGPLSAPVHEPPSPRSPRAACSDPGASGRRAQLRTGDSVLVPGS, encoded by the coding sequence ATGCCGTGccggagggaggaggaagaggaagccggcgaggaagaggaggaggaggaggaggacagctTCCTACTGCTGGAACAGTCGGTGACTGTGGGCGGCTCGGTTGAGGTGGACCGGCTGGTGGCCCAGATCGGCGAGACGCTGCAGCTGGACGCGGCGCAGGACCGCCCTGCCTCCGCGTGCGCGCCCCCGGGGCCGCCACTGCAGCCCCCGCGGCCCCCGGCAGCGGTGCGAGCGGACAAGGCCCGGTCCCCAGCGCAGCCGCTGCTTCTACCGGCCGCGTCGGTCGAGGCTGGGGGTCCAGCGCCTCCGGGGGCCTGGCGCTGTGCCCTCGGGGACCGCGGCCGCGTGCGGGGCCGCGCTGCGCCCTACTTTGTGGCCGAGCTTGCCGCAGGCCCCAGCGCACTGGCCCCATTGCCCCCTCAGCCCAGCCTTGATGGGCCTTTGGGAGCAGACAAGCGGGGCTCCCCGCAGCCGCTGTCGGGCCCTTGCCGGCGAGGTTGGCTGCGGGACGCCGCCGCTTCCCGCCGCCTCCAGCACCGACGCGGGCTACAGCCTCCAGCCCGCAATGGCGACGACGACCCGCACCGGCTTCTGCAGCAGTTGGTGCTCTCGGGGAACCTCATCAAGGAGGCCGTGCGGAGGCTTCATTCGCGACGGCTGCAATTGCACGCAAAGCTCCCCCAGCGCCAGCTCCTGGGCCCTCTGTCGGCCCCAGTGCATGAGCCCCCTTCGCCCCGCAGCCCTCGCGCGGCCTGCAGCGACCCCGGCGCGTCCGGGAGGAGGGCGCAGCTCAGAACAGGCGACAGCGTTCTAGTCCCCGGCAGCTAA